One Phenylobacterium hankyongense DNA segment encodes these proteins:
- a CDS encoding TIGR03118 family protein, which produces MLHLKTSAAAIALAAGMLASPALSAPVQLSDAQLGAVAAGIRFTITNQVADRSGVAPVTDPLLVNPWGLSQGPGGPLWVANNHTDSSTVYNKDTFGKLALEVAVPGGPTGTTYVGLTNAFNITSAGKTGQTVFAFATESGQIQGWNPTVDPTHTVVAVDQSASGSIFKGLTLGLDETSARLFAADFGNGVVSVYDTSFNKIRSFTDPKLPDGYVPFNVQNLSGLLYVAFAKKEPGAADETVGRGLGFVDVFDTDGHLLRRLIEHGRLNAPWGLAIAPANFGKFAGALLVGNFGDGRIDAYDRTTGAFIGALRDEDRRKVSIEGLWALRTGPNGTITFSAGPAEETQGLLGSIGPQVRTWGHDEMASMVMKGPH; this is translated from the coding sequence ATGTTGCATCTCAAGACAAGCGCTGCCGCGATCGCCCTGGCAGCGGGCATGCTCGCGTCGCCGGCGCTGAGCGCCCCCGTCCAGCTCTCGGACGCCCAGCTCGGCGCGGTCGCCGCCGGTATCCGGTTCACGATCACCAACCAGGTGGCGGACCGGAGCGGCGTGGCCCCGGTCACCGATCCGCTACTGGTCAATCCTTGGGGCCTGTCGCAGGGCCCTGGCGGGCCGCTGTGGGTCGCCAACAACCACACCGACTCCTCGACCGTGTACAACAAGGACACCTTCGGAAAGCTGGCGCTGGAGGTCGCCGTCCCCGGCGGCCCGACCGGCACCACCTATGTGGGCCTGACCAACGCGTTCAACATCACCAGCGCCGGCAAGACCGGACAGACGGTGTTCGCCTTCGCGACCGAGTCCGGCCAGATCCAGGGCTGGAACCCCACGGTCGACCCGACCCACACCGTCGTGGCGGTTGACCAGTCGGCCAGCGGCTCGATCTTCAAGGGCCTGACGCTGGGGCTGGACGAGACTTCGGCGCGCCTGTTCGCCGCCGACTTCGGCAACGGCGTCGTCAGCGTCTACGACACCAGCTTCAACAAGATCCGCAGCTTCACCGACCCGAAGCTGCCGGACGGCTACGTGCCCTTCAATGTCCAGAACCTGAGCGGCCTTCTGTACGTCGCCTTTGCGAAGAAGGAACCGGGCGCCGCCGACGAGACCGTCGGACGTGGGCTCGGGTTCGTGGACGTGTTCGACACCGACGGCCATCTCCTGCGCCGACTGATCGAGCACGGCCGGCTGAACGCCCCCTGGGGCCTGGCCATCGCACCGGCCAATTTCGGCAAGTTCGCCGGCGCCCTGCTAGTCGGCAACTTCGGCGACGGGCGGATCGACGCCTACGACCGGACGACCGGCGCGTTCATCGGCGCCCTGCGGGACGAGGACCGCCGCAAGGTCTCGATCGAGGGCCTGTGGGCGCTGCGCACCGGCCCGAACGGCACGATCACCTTCTCGGCCGGTCCCGCCGAAGAGACCCAGGGGCTGCTGGGCTCGATCGGCCCGCAGGTGCGCACCTGGGGCCACGACGAGATGGCGAGCATGGTGATGAAGGGGCCGCACTGA
- a CDS encoding cytochrome C — protein MPSRKIWDRRVIVVTFAPAWLGALVALALASTPAGAVPAFAVQTAQPCQACHVGGFGPQLTPYGRNFKLRGYTQRATAFNFPIAAMAVASYVQTAKDQPSPPASGFHTNDNSALDQVSLFLAGGFGAHVGAFVQATYDGVARTFAWDNVDLRLTTTTQVRDRDLVLGVSLNNSPGVQDPWNTLPAWSFPYTDSALAPAPAASLLISGSLAQTTLGATGYAWINSELYLEAGGYGSPGATALRRLGADPFSPGDIDGLAPYARIAWQKTVGGGVAEIGAVALHARLHPGMDRSTSLTDRYTDLGLDASYQRTLGHGDVLTVDSRYVHERQRLDATCALAASEDPGCARATLNDLRLNASYYWRDRVGLTLGAFDTFGSANPVLYPDHRSFKPDSSGLTLQLDGTPWGAASQPARRLNMRVGLQYTHYLRFDGARRAFDGAGRNASDNDTLRLFTWFAF, from the coding sequence ATGCCGTCGCGCAAGATCTGGGACCGCAGGGTGATTGTCGTGACCTTTGCGCCGGCGTGGCTTGGGGCGCTCGTGGCGCTCGCCCTGGCCTCGACGCCGGCCGGGGCGGTCCCGGCGTTCGCCGTGCAGACCGCCCAGCCCTGCCAGGCCTGCCACGTCGGCGGCTTCGGCCCGCAGCTGACGCCCTACGGCCGCAACTTCAAGCTTCGCGGCTACACCCAGCGCGCGACGGCCTTCAACTTCCCCATCGCGGCCATGGCCGTCGCCTCCTATGTGCAGACCGCCAAGGACCAGCCCAGCCCCCCGGCGTCCGGCTTCCACACCAACGACAACAGCGCGCTCGACCAGGTCAGCCTGTTCCTCGCCGGCGGCTTCGGCGCCCATGTCGGCGCCTTCGTGCAGGCGACCTATGACGGCGTGGCCAGGACCTTCGCCTGGGACAACGTCGACCTGCGCCTGACCACCACCACCCAGGTCCGCGACAGGGATCTCGTCCTGGGCGTCAGCCTCAACAATTCCCCGGGGGTGCAGGACCCCTGGAACACCCTGCCCGCCTGGAGCTTCCCCTACACCGACTCCGCCCTGGCGCCGGCCCCCGCCGCCTCGCTGCTGATCTCGGGCAGCCTGGCCCAGACCACCCTCGGGGCGACGGGCTATGCCTGGATCAACTCCGAACTCTACCTGGAAGCTGGCGGCTATGGCTCTCCGGGCGCGACGGCGCTCCGGCGGCTGGGCGCCGATCCCTTCTCGCCCGGCGACATCGACGGGCTGGCGCCTTACGCACGCATCGCCTGGCAGAAGACAGTGGGGGGCGGCGTGGCGGAGATCGGCGCGGTCGCCCTTCACGCCAGACTTCACCCCGGAATGGATCGCTCCACCAGCCTGACCGATCGCTACACCGACCTCGGACTGGATGCGTCCTATCAGAGGACGCTCGGACACGGCGACGTGCTGACCGTGGATTCCCGTTACGTCCACGAACGCCAGAGGCTGGACGCTACCTGCGCGCTCGCCGCCTCCGAGGATCCCGGCTGCGCCCGGGCCACCCTGAATGACCTGCGGCTCAACGCGTCCTACTACTGGCGTGATCGGGTCGGCCTGACACTCGGCGCCTTCGACACCTTCGGCTCCGCCAATCCGGTCCTCTATCCCGACCACCGCAGCTTCAAGCCGGACAGCTCCGGCCTCACCCTGCAGCTCGACGGGACCCCCTGGGGAGCGGCCTCGCAGCCCGCACGTCGGCTCAACATGCGGGTGGGGCTGCAATACACCCACTACCTGCGGTTCGATGGCGCCCGCCGCGCCTTCGACGGCGCGGGCCGCAATGCCTCCGACAATGACACCCTGAGGCTGTTCACATGGTTCGCCTTCTGA
- a CDS encoding ABC-F family ATP-binding cassette domain-containing protein, which produces MIRLDNVSKQNGHQILFIDASMGVQKGEKVGLVGPNGAGKTTLFRMITGQEQPDDGLVAIDPGMTVGYFSQDVGEMSGQSAVAAVMDGVGPVSALAAEMSRLEAAMVDPDHADELDAIIERYGEVQGRFEELDGYALEARAREVLAGLSFSQERMDEDVGLLSGGWKMRVALARILLMRPDGMLLDEPSNHLDLESLIWLEAFLKDYPGALLMTSHDRAFMNRIIGKVVEIDAGALITYSGDLDFYDQQRALSEQQRQAQYERQQAMLAKEIKFIERFKARASHAAQVQSRVKKLDKIERVEPPRRRQSVQFEFKSPPRSGDDVISLRNVHKRYGAQPIYEGLDFLVRRKERWCVLGANGAGKSTLLKLVAGATPPDEGAVSIGSSVKMGYFAQHSMDLLDGEETIFESLDSSFPQAGQGALRTLAGCFGFSGDDVEKPCRVLSGGEKARLVMARMLFDPPNLLVLDEPTNHLDMTTKEMLVAALANFEGTMLFVSHDRHFLASLSNRVLELTPEGVHQYGGGYTEYVTRTGQEAPGLHPGG; this is translated from the coding sequence ATGATCCGCCTCGATAATGTTTCCAAGCAGAACGGCCACCAGATCCTGTTCATCGATGCTTCGATGGGCGTCCAGAAGGGCGAAAAGGTCGGGCTTGTCGGCCCGAACGGCGCCGGCAAGACGACGCTGTTCCGCATGATCACCGGTCAGGAGCAACCCGACGACGGACTGGTCGCAATCGATCCCGGAATGACCGTCGGCTATTTCAGCCAGGACGTCGGCGAGATGTCAGGCCAGAGCGCGGTCGCCGCGGTAATGGATGGCGTCGGTCCCGTCAGCGCGCTGGCCGCCGAAATGTCCAGGCTCGAGGCGGCCATGGTCGATCCGGACCATGCCGACGAACTGGACGCCATCATCGAACGCTATGGCGAGGTGCAGGGCCGGTTCGAGGAGCTGGACGGCTATGCGCTGGAAGCGCGGGCGCGCGAGGTGCTGGCGGGCTTAAGCTTCAGCCAGGAACGCATGGATGAAGACGTCGGTCTGCTGTCCGGGGGCTGGAAGATGCGCGTGGCGCTGGCCCGCATCCTGCTGATGCGGCCCGACGGCATGCTGCTCGACGAACCCAGCAACCACCTCGATCTGGAAAGCCTGATCTGGCTCGAGGCCTTCCTCAAGGACTACCCGGGCGCCCTGTTGATGACCTCGCACGACCGCGCCTTCATGAACCGCATCATCGGCAAGGTGGTGGAGATCGACGCCGGCGCGCTCATCACCTATTCGGGCGATCTCGATTTCTACGACCAGCAGCGCGCGCTCAGCGAGCAGCAACGCCAGGCGCAATACGAGCGCCAGCAGGCCATGCTGGCCAAGGAGATCAAGTTCATCGAGCGGTTCAAGGCGCGCGCCTCGCACGCCGCCCAGGTCCAGAGCCGGGTGAAGAAGCTCGACAAGATCGAACGGGTCGAGCCGCCGCGCCGTCGCCAGTCGGTCCAGTTCGAATTCAAGAGCCCGCCTCGGTCGGGTGACGACGTGATCAGCCTACGCAATGTCCACAAGCGCTACGGCGCTCAGCCAATCTATGAGGGCCTCGATTTCCTGGTGCGCCGCAAGGAACGCTGGTGCGTGCTTGGCGCCAACGGCGCCGGCAAATCGACGCTGTTGAAACTGGTGGCTGGCGCCACTCCGCCCGATGAGGGTGCGGTCAGCATCGGGAGCAGCGTCAAGATGGGCTACTTCGCCCAGCACTCCATGGACCTGCTGGACGGCGAAGAGACGATCTTCGAGTCGTTGGACAGCTCGTTCCCGCAGGCCGGGCAGGGCGCGCTGCGCACCCTGGCCGGGTGCTTCGGCTTCTCTGGCGACGATGTCGAAAAGCCCTGCCGCGTGTTGTCCGGCGGCGAGAAGGCGCGCCTGGTCATGGCCAGGATGTTGTTCGATCCCCCCAACCTGCTGGTGCTCGACGAGCCGACCAACCACCTCGACATGACGACCAAGGAGATGCTGGTCGCGGCCCTGGCGAACTTCGAGGGCACCATGCTCTTCGTCTCGCATGACCGCCATTTCCTGGCGTCCCTTTCGAACCGCGTGCTGGAGCTGACGCCCGAGGGAGTCCATCAGTACGGCGGGGGTTATACGGAATATGTCACCCGCACGGGCCAGGAAGCGCCGGGGCTGCACCCGGGAGGGTAG
- a CDS encoding Spy/CpxP family protein refolding chaperone — protein MSPARSILLTIVLSVVAAAGGAWGGAHFVVGRMHHGTPFHQMVHEELHLTRDQDRRIDGLERDYAARRRALEAEMRAANADLAQAIRQGHAYTPAVQHAIDRSHQAMSQLQTQTILHVLAMRQVLTPDQAARFDETVGRALTEDAA, from the coding sequence GTGAGCCCGGCGCGCAGCATCCTGCTGACGATCGTGCTCTCGGTCGTCGCCGCTGCGGGCGGCGCCTGGGGCGGCGCCCATTTCGTGGTGGGCCGGATGCACCACGGAACCCCGTTCCACCAGATGGTCCATGAGGAGCTTCACCTCACGCGGGACCAGGATCGCCGGATCGACGGTCTGGAGCGCGACTACGCGGCGCGCCGCCGGGCGCTGGAGGCGGAGATGCGGGCCGCCAACGCCGACCTGGCTCAGGCCATCCGGCAGGGCCACGCCTACACGCCGGCGGTGCAGCACGCGATCGACCGCTCGCACCAGGCCATGAGCCAGCTGCAGACGCAGACGATCCTTCACGTGCTCGCCATGCGGCAGGTGCTGACCCCCGACCAAGCCGCCCGCTTTGACGAGACCGTGGGAAGGGCCCTCACCGAAGACGCCGCGTGA
- a CDS encoding zf-HC2 domain-containing protein, producing MTHIIPLHDRHQETLRLLPWYVTGQLDEVERREVEAHLGRCAACQAELDLERQLAAEVAALPMSVEPGWARMRTDLDAQRRFRGAADHVDPPARGVGRRLAYAAVALIVAAGLMLPPSQPARYHTLGAARTSPSGNVIVAFRPETTEADLRRLLISSRARLADGPTAAGAYLLSVPPQARAAALARLRKDSEVLFAEPIDPSPPP from the coding sequence ATGACGCACATCATCCCCTTGCATGACCGCCATCAGGAGACGCTGCGGCTGCTGCCCTGGTACGTCACCGGACAGCTGGACGAGGTCGAGCGACGGGAGGTGGAGGCCCACCTTGGCCGTTGCGCGGCTTGCCAGGCCGAACTGGACCTCGAGCGCCAGCTGGCCGCCGAGGTGGCCGCGCTTCCGATGAGTGTGGAACCGGGCTGGGCGCGGATGCGCACCGACCTGGACGCACAGCGTCGCTTCCGTGGGGCCGCGGACCATGTCGATCCGCCCGCACGCGGCGTGGGGCGGCGCCTCGCCTACGCCGCCGTCGCCTTGATCGTGGCGGCGGGGCTCATGCTGCCGCCGAGCCAGCCCGCCCGCTATCACACGCTGGGCGCGGCGCGGACCTCGCCGTCCGGCAATGTGATCGTCGCCTTCCGGCCGGAGACGACCGAGGCGGACCTGCGCCGCCTGCTGATCTCCAGTCGCGCGCGCCTGGCGGATGGTCCGACCGCCGCCGGCGCCTACCTCCTCAGCGTCCCGCCGCAGGCGCGCGCCGCCGCCCTCGCGCGGCTGCGAAAGGATTCCGAAGTCCTGTTCGCCGAACCCATCGACCCGAGCCCGCCGCCATGA
- a CDS encoding RNA polymerase sigma factor, giving the protein MSQAPERGDAELAQAAAGGDERAHAELVRRHKEGLYRLLRPYLGDPDEAFEAAHEAFIAAWGALARYDPSRSFGAWLRTIAINKARDRGRRLAVRRFVLGATSLEGGGAHEREDTTARADDALIERERIEALERAIARLPASLRAALLLTAIEGRSQQEAGEILGVSAKSIAPARMGSPDARLFLERRSLNHFRRREH; this is encoded by the coding sequence GTGAGCCAGGCGCCCGAACGAGGAGACGCCGAACTGGCGCAAGCGGCGGCCGGGGGCGACGAGCGCGCCCACGCGGAGCTCGTGCGGCGACACAAGGAGGGCCTCTACCGGCTGCTTCGCCCCTATCTGGGCGATCCCGACGAAGCCTTTGAAGCCGCCCACGAGGCGTTCATCGCCGCCTGGGGTGCGCTCGCCCGCTACGATCCGTCTCGCTCTTTCGGCGCGTGGTTGCGCACCATCGCCATCAACAAGGCCCGCGACCGCGGGCGGCGGCTGGCGGTCCGGCGCTTCGTCTTAGGCGCGACGTCCCTCGAAGGCGGCGGGGCGCATGAGCGCGAAGACACCACGGCTCGGGCGGACGATGCGCTCATCGAGCGCGAAAGGATCGAGGCGCTTGAGCGCGCGATCGCGCGCCTGCCCGCCTCCCTCAGGGCGGCGTTGCTGCTGACCGCGATCGAGGGGCGCTCCCAGCAGGAGGCGGGCGAGATCCTCGGCGTGTCCGCCAAGTCGATCGCGCCCGCACGCATGGGGTCACCAGATGCGCGGCTCTTCCTCGAACGGCGCAGCTTGAACCATTTCCGACGCCGCGAGCACTAA
- a CDS encoding C39 family peptidase: MPRPISGAGSLAWAGAAALLAFGAAPPGGAAPIAPSAEPRPDTGSRPDAKPVRSLLELRDDRLVRQHWDLSCGAAAIATLMTYQLGDPVSERQAALGMLRTGDVRLVRARLGFSLLDLKRFAASRGFAAAGYADLSLDELLAMAPAVAPIRVRGFGHFVVVRGRRGDRLLLGDPAFGNRTMSVEGFMRVWTSRIGFVVAPPDDPHPPNRMGAPPELFLAPSGPALRAADAALRTVGGPS; encoded by the coding sequence ATGCCCAGGCCCATCTCAGGCGCTGGCAGCCTGGCCTGGGCCGGCGCGGCGGCGCTGCTGGCGTTCGGCGCCGCGCCACCGGGCGGGGCCGCGCCCATCGCCCCCAGCGCGGAACCCCGCCCGGACACGGGCTCGCGCCCGGACGCCAAGCCGGTGCGCAGCCTGCTGGAGCTGCGCGACGACCGGCTGGTGCGCCAGCACTGGGACCTGTCCTGCGGCGCCGCGGCCATCGCCACCCTGATGACCTACCAGCTCGGCGATCCGGTCAGCGAGCGGCAGGCGGCGCTGGGCATGCTGCGGACGGGGGACGTCCGGCTCGTACGCGCCCGGCTGGGCTTCTCGCTCCTGGACCTCAAGCGGTTCGCCGCCAGCCGCGGATTCGCCGCCGCGGGCTATGCCGACCTCAGCCTGGACGAGCTGCTGGCCATGGCCCCGGCGGTGGCGCCGATCCGGGTGCGCGGCTTCGGCCATTTCGTAGTGGTGCGCGGCCGCCGCGGCGACCGGCTGCTGCTGGGCGATCCCGCCTTCGGCAACCGCACCATGAGCGTGGAGGGCTTCATGCGCGTCTGGACCAGCCGTATCGGCTTCGTGGTGGCGCCGCCTGACGATCCGCATCCGCCGAACCGCATGGGCGCGCCGCCCGAGCTGTTCCTGGCGCCTTCGGGCCCGGCGCTGCGCGCCGCCGACGCCGCGCTACGGACGGTCGGAGGCCCGTCGTGA
- a CDS encoding c-type cytochrome, which translates to MVRLLMAVAAASVAGVVAAPCATKASTAAGPDPARGRSVFAAQCSVCHSNARNGGVVVGPPLFGVVGRKAGSVADFSYSSAMKTAGFAWTPDKLHAYLPAPRTYLPGVKMTYPGLRDPNQLDDLVAYLETLK; encoded by the coding sequence ATGGTTCGCCTTCTGATGGCCGTCGCGGCGGCCAGCGTCGCAGGCGTGGTCGCCGCGCCCTGCGCCACCAAGGCGTCGACGGCGGCTGGCCCCGACCCGGCGCGTGGGCGCAGCGTGTTCGCCGCGCAGTGCAGCGTCTGCCATTCGAACGCCCGCAACGGCGGCGTGGTGGTCGGTCCGCCGTTGTTCGGGGTGGTCGGCCGCAAGGCGGGCTCGGTCGCCGACTTCAGCTATTCGTCGGCGATGAAGACCGCGGGGTTCGCCTGGACGCCGGACAAGCTACACGCCTACCTGCCGGCGCCGCGCACCTACCTGCCGGGGGTCAAGATGACCTATCCGGGCCTGCGCGACCCGAACCAGCTGGACGATCTGGTCGCCTACCTCGAGACCCTCAAATGA
- a CDS encoding S8 family peptidase — translation MTRARRSPKALASLCVAAAGWLWAGAAWPQARPPADAPQQVLVLLQLAPEHYRPHSAYGAGYGDDLARSARRRQAARIARDHGLVLVSGWPMPLVGLDCYVMGVPKGQSAEAVAARLSREPGIAWSEPMQVFHAQGGAATHNDPLFRAQPAATAWRLADLHQVATGRNVSVAVIDSTVESRHPDLAGQVAIREDFVANGQDEAEEHGTAVAGVIGAKADNGLGIAGVAPGARLMALRACWQVRSAARPDTVCNSLSLAKALHFAIDQQAQVINLSLSGPSDPLLGRLVDVAIGRGAIVVGAFDRTLPRGGFPASHPGVVAVQEESLARPPAGVYVAPGQDIPTTEPGGRWSLVNGSSYAAAHVSGLFALLRERRKSRTGALSLVSTQAGGGAIDACATLTNAATTCGGVRQAAVRVLAPRSR, via the coding sequence ATGACCCGCGCGCGCCGCAGCCCCAAGGCGCTCGCCAGCCTCTGCGTGGCGGCCGCTGGCTGGCTATGGGCGGGCGCTGCCTGGCCGCAAGCGCGCCCGCCGGCCGACGCGCCGCAGCAGGTCCTGGTGCTGCTTCAGCTCGCGCCGGAGCACTACCGGCCACATTCCGCTTACGGCGCCGGCTATGGCGACGACCTGGCGCGCAGCGCCCGGCGGCGGCAGGCGGCCCGCATCGCCCGTGACCACGGGCTGGTCCTGGTCAGCGGCTGGCCAATGCCGCTGGTGGGGCTGGACTGCTACGTAATGGGCGTGCCGAAGGGGCAATCCGCCGAGGCCGTCGCCGCGCGCCTTTCCCGGGAGCCCGGGATCGCCTGGTCCGAACCCATGCAGGTGTTCCACGCTCAGGGCGGCGCGGCGACGCACAATGACCCGCTGTTTCGCGCACAGCCGGCCGCGACGGCGTGGCGCCTGGCCGACCTGCACCAGGTGGCGACCGGCCGGAACGTGTCGGTGGCCGTCATCGACAGCACGGTGGAGAGCCGCCACCCTGATCTCGCCGGCCAGGTCGCGATCCGCGAGGATTTCGTCGCCAACGGCCAGGACGAGGCGGAAGAACATGGGACGGCGGTGGCCGGGGTCATCGGCGCGAAGGCCGACAACGGCCTCGGCATCGCCGGCGTCGCGCCCGGCGCCCGGCTGATGGCGCTACGGGCCTGCTGGCAAGTCCGCTCGGCGGCGCGCCCGGACACCGTCTGCAACAGCCTCAGCCTCGCCAAGGCGCTGCACTTCGCCATCGACCAGCAGGCGCAGGTGATCAATCTCAGCCTCAGCGGCCCGTCCGACCCGCTGCTCGGGCGGCTGGTCGACGTGGCCATCGGACGCGGCGCCATTGTGGTCGGCGCCTTCGATCGCACCCTCCCCCGCGGCGGCTTCCCCGCCTCGCACCCCGGCGTCGTCGCCGTCCAGGAGGAGTCGCTGGCCCGCCCGCCGGCCGGCGTCTACGTTGCGCCAGGGCAGGATATTCCCACCACCGAGCCAGGCGGACGCTGGTCTCTGGTCAATGGCAGCTCGTATGCAGCGGCGCACGTCAGCGGGCTCTTCGCCCTGTTACGCGAACGTCGAAAGAGCCGGACCGGCGCGCTCTCGCTCGTCTCGACCCAGGCCGGCGGCGGCGCCATCGACGCCTGTGCGACGCTCACCAACGCCGCCACGACCTGCGGTGGCGTTCGACAGGCCGCCGTCAGGGTCCTGGCGCCGCGGTCGCGCTGA
- a CDS encoding RNA polymerase sigma factor encodes MVGHGVADRLHQANASAPAEDPSELIARVCRRDLRAFECLYRDYHPRLTRFLTSMIRRPQLVEEVLNDTMLVVWNQPERYNGASKLSTWIFAIAYRKALMALQRQDDPVDDGRAESRASAEAGPEDELGQRQVRKILLKAIGELSPDHRTVVDLTYFHEIGYREIAEIMDCPVDTVKTRMFHARRHLRRRLAGGLADWL; translated from the coding sequence TTGGTTGGCCATGGCGTCGCAGATCGTCTGCACCAAGCCAACGCTTCGGCGCCGGCCGAGGACCCGTCTGAGCTCATCGCGAGGGTATGCCGGCGCGACCTGCGCGCGTTCGAATGCCTGTACCGGGACTATCACCCACGACTGACCCGATTTCTGACCAGCATGATCCGTCGGCCGCAACTGGTAGAGGAGGTGCTCAACGACACCATGCTCGTCGTCTGGAACCAGCCCGAACGCTACAATGGCGCCAGCAAGCTCTCGACCTGGATCTTCGCCATCGCCTACCGCAAGGCGCTGATGGCCCTCCAGCGCCAGGACGATCCCGTCGACGACGGACGGGCCGAGAGCCGGGCCAGCGCGGAGGCCGGCCCCGAAGACGAGCTGGGTCAGCGACAGGTGCGGAAAATCCTGCTGAAGGCGATCGGCGAGCTCTCGCCGGATCACCGCACGGTCGTCGACCTGACCTACTTCCACGAGATCGGGTACCGGGAGATCGCCGAGATCATGGACTGCCCGGTGGACACGGTGAAGACCCGGATGTTCCACGCCAGACGCCACCTCAGGCGTCGGCTCGCCGGCGGACTGGCGGACTGGCTGTGA
- a CDS encoding TorF family putative porin, protein MAFDRPPSGSWRRGRAEAIARRRVAPTLVLSLLTLSLAAPAAAQVGASLSAASDYRFRGVSLSNGRPTLSLDLSRDDPSGLYMGASATVAGAHAGPQLLELQEYVGYVRRTRGPWAIDAGLTNSDYARYDERLPSIAYQEAYVGLVGRRLAYHLHYSPNYFGQPYGTLYSEVDGTIRTANDLRLSGHLGLLAPTGGRRDDKDLQYDWRLAIAAAVRGFDVQLAWTGARPDSESEAGHARRRSALVVGVSKAF, encoded by the coding sequence GTGGCGTTCGACAGGCCGCCGTCAGGGTCCTGGCGCCGCGGTCGCGCTGAGGCGATCGCCCGCCGCCGCGTCGCACCCACCCTCGTCCTGTCGCTGCTGACGCTGAGCCTCGCTGCGCCTGCCGCCGCACAGGTCGGCGCCAGCCTGTCCGCCGCGTCGGACTACCGGTTCCGCGGCGTCTCCCTAAGCAACGGGCGGCCGACCCTCAGCCTGGACCTGTCGCGCGATGACCCCAGCGGTCTCTACATGGGCGCCTCCGCCACGGTCGCGGGCGCCCATGCGGGTCCGCAACTGCTCGAACTGCAGGAGTACGTCGGCTACGTCCGGCGAACGCGCGGGCCCTGGGCGATCGACGCCGGCCTCACGAACAGCGACTACGCGCGATACGACGAGCGCCTGCCGTCCATCGCCTACCAGGAAGCCTACGTCGGCCTGGTCGGCCGGCGCCTGGCCTACCACCTGCACTATTCGCCCAACTACTTCGGCCAGCCCTACGGGACGCTCTATTCCGAGGTCGACGGAACCATCCGGACCGCGAACGACCTGCGCCTCAGCGGACACCTCGGCCTGCTGGCGCCGACCGGAGGCCGGCGAGACGACAAGGACCTTCAGTACGACTGGCGCCTGGCGATCGCCGCCGCCGTCCGCGGGTTTGACGTGCAGCTGGCCTGGACGGGCGCCCGGCCGGATTCGGAGTCCGAGGCGGGCCACGCGCGAAGGCGCAGCGCCCTCGTGGTCGGGGTCAGCAAGGCCTTCTGA